CGCGATCATGCTACTGTGCGGCTTCTGTTCGACGGGCGCGAGGGAGAGAATGATGCGAAAGACGCGCGACTATGACGCCGAATTGCGGGCACTGAGCGACAAGGCCAAGTCTATCAAGGCGAAGAAGATACAGCAACTCGGCGAGCTGGTGACGGGGACCGGGGCCGATGCGCTCGATCTGGACACGCTCGCCGGTGCGCTGCTCGCCGCCGTGGAATCGGCCGACGCGGAGGAAAGGGAGGCGTGGCGCTCGCGGGGCGCGGCCTTCTTTCAAGGACGCGGGCGCAAGGCTGGGCGACGCGCTGGCGGCAACGGCGAAGGCGGAAACCAAGCTGGCGCAGGCGAGGCACAGGGTTGAAGCCGCCAAGCGCCGCACCGATACGAGAGGATGGGTCGTGCAGCGTCGCGAACGCACCCGCCATCTCATAGAGCTGGGCGGCCTCGTCCAGAAAGCCGGGCTCGTCGAACTGACCGACGACGATCGAGCAACGCTCTATGGCGCGATGCTCGATCTGGCCGCCCGCGCGCAAGGCGATGGCAACGCCCTCGCGCTCTGGAAGCGGCGCGGCAAACGGGCCTTCGACGCGGAAGCGGAAGGACAGGACAACGCGGAAGGAAACGCCCATGACTGACACGTCGCGCCTCTCCTGGCAGCTCCTGATGGTCGGACCGGGAATCGACCGGATCACCCCCGACATTCAGGACAAGCTCGCCTCGCTGCTCGATCTGCTTCCCGCCACCGCGACCATCAATGTCCAGACCGATGCCGGCTATGTCACCGTCTCGCGCGACTGGCCCAGTCACCGCATGGAAACCGTCGATAGCCTGGTGGACGAAATCGCCGCCGCTCCGGGCATCACCCATATCGCGCTGCCGGCAAGCGAAGGACAGGAACCGTGACGCGCGCCCTCGACATCGGGGCGATCCGCGCCCAGGTCCGCGCGCTCGATTATGTGCGCGGCACCCCCGCCGAAGTCGCGATGTGGCGCGAAGGCGATGCCGAAGCCCGCGCCAATCTCGCGATCGAAGGCATGGACCTCGACGCCGACGAACACGCCCTGTTCGACATGCTGCGCGCGGAAGCTGTCCCCCCTCCCCTCGCCACCGCGATCGTCCTCAAGCTGCTCGATCATCCCGACGCGGACCCGGCGCTGGCGATCACGCCGGCAACGATCGGATGACGATGCGGGCCGATCTCGATCATCTTCCCGCCGCCAAGCGCCGCGAACTGGAACGGGTCGCCCGCGTCCTGTTCGATGAATTTGAGGATGCCGTCAAAACCAAGCTCTCCGACAAACGCAAGGGCGGCCGCATCCTCAAGCTGATCCTGTTCGGCTCCTACGCGCGCGGCGATTGGGTCGAGGATCGCGCCAGCGGCTACATCTCCGACTATGACCTTCTCGTCGTCGTCAACTCCGAGACCTTCACCGATCTGCAAACATGGTGGGCGGTCGCCGACGATCATCTGGTGCGCGAGCTGACCGTCACCCGCCATCTCTCAACGCCGGTCAATTTCATCGTCCATTCCCTGATGGACGTAAATGACCAGCTCGCGCGCGGCCGTCCCTTCTTTGCCGACATAGCCCGCGATGGCATTGCCCTCTACGAAGCGCCGGGACAGGGCCTCGCCATGCCGCGCCAGCTCGACGCGCAGGAACGCCACGCCGAAGCCCTGCGCCATCGCGACCATTGGTTCCCGCTCGCCGCGCACGCGCTCAAGCTCGCCCAGGACAGCATCGCCGACGGCGTGCCGCGCGATGCGGCGTTCATGCTGCACCAGGCCGTCGAGCGGGCTTACAATGCCGTGCTGCTCGTCCTGACGCTCTACGCGCCCAAATCGCACCGTCTCGGCATCCTGCGCTCGCTCGCCGAAAATCTAGACCCCCGGCTGATCGAAGCATGGCCGCGCGATACTCGCGCGGCCCGCCGCCATTTCGCACAGTTGCAGCGCGCCTATGTCGAGGCCCGCTATTCCCACGCCTATGAAATCACCCCCGACGAACTGGCCTGGCTCGTCGAGCGCGTGAGGCATTTCCACACGATCGCCGCCGCGATCTGCGCCGAACATCTCGCCACGATCGACACCAAAAACGACCCAGGAGGATTGCCATGAAACCAGCCCTGTTCCTCACGCCCCTGCTCGGCCTCGCCGCCTGCACCCCCGCTGCGCCCGACCCTCGCGGTGTCGATCGCGACGAAACCGTGCTGACCGTCACCGGCACGGGGCGCGCCGAAGCCACCCCCGATCAGGCGTTGTTCACTGCCGGCCTGTCGAGCATCGCCGCCGACGCGCAGGCCGCCAGCGCCCGCAACGCGGAAACCATGAACAAGATCACCGCCGCGCTCGCCAGGCTCGACATTCCGGCGCGGGATATTCAGACCCGCAACCTCTCGGTCAACCGGATCGACTATGGCGCGAACAAGGGCCGCTATGAGGCCAGCAACAGCGTCGCCGTGCGGGTCCGCGACAACAAACGGGTGAGCGAAGCTCTCGCCGCCGTCACCGCTGCCGGGGCCAACATCGTCTCCGGCCCCAATCTCTCGGTCGCCGATCCCGAAAAGGCCAACCTCGGCGCTTATGGCACCGCCTACAAGGCCGCGCGCGCCAAGGCCGATGCCTATGCCGCCGCCGCCAACCTGCGCGTTACGCGCGTGCTGGCGATCAGCGATGGCGGCCAGGGCGGCTATATGCCGCAAATGGCCGACATGGAGGCCCGCATCGCCGCTCCCCCGACAGTCGTGCCACAGGCAGCGCCCCCGGTGATGGCGGGGACCAACATGAACATCGTGACCGTGCGGGTGGATTTCGCCCTGGCGGCGAAGTGATCCGGCATGGAATGGTTCCGCCAGCTCGGCCGCGCGATCCGCAACCTCGCCCGCCTCGCGCGCGAGCAACCGATTTGGGCGATCACGGCG
The Sphingobium sp. MI1205 DNA segment above includes these coding regions:
- a CDS encoding SIMPL domain-containing protein, coding for MKPALFLTPLLGLAACTPAAPDPRGVDRDETVLTVTGTGRAEATPDQALFTAGLSSIAADAQAASARNAETMNKITAALARLDIPARDIQTRNLSVNRIDYGANKGRYEASNSVAVRVRDNKRVSEALAAVTAAGANIVSGPNLSVADPEKANLGAYGTAYKAARAKADAYAAAANLRVTRVLAISDGGQGGYMPQMADMEARIAAPPTVVPQAAPPVMAGTNMNIVTVRVDFALAAK
- a CDS encoding conjugal transfer protein TraD, with the protein product MRKTRDYDAELRALSDKAKSIKAKKIQQLGELVTGTGADALDLDTLAGALLAAVESADAEEREAWRSRGAAFFQGRGRKAGRRAGGNGEGGNQAGAGEAQG
- a CDS encoding HEPN domain-containing protein codes for the protein MTMRADLDHLPAAKRRELERVARVLFDEFEDAVKTKLSDKRKGGRILKLILFGSYARGDWVEDRASGYISDYDLLVVVNSETFTDLQTWWAVADDHLVRELTVTRHLSTPVNFIVHSLMDVNDQLARGRPFFADIARDGIALYEAPGQGLAMPRQLDAQERHAEALRHRDHWFPLAAHALKLAQDSIADGVPRDAAFMLHQAVERAYNAVLLVLTLYAPKSHRLGILRSLAENLDPRLIEAWPRDTRAARRHFAQLQRAYVEARYSHAYEITPDELAWLVERVRHFHTIAAAICAEHLATIDTKNDPGGLP
- a CDS encoding conjugal transfer protein TraD → MQRRERTRHLIELGGLVQKAGLVELTDDDRATLYGAMLDLAARAQGDGNALALWKRRGKRAFDAEAEGQDNAEGNAHD